A single region of the Arthrobacter sp. V1I7 genome encodes:
- a CDS encoding shikimate 5-dehydrogenase — protein sequence MPILNKDMTLCISLSARPSNNGTRFHNHLYEQLGLNWIYKAFAPTNLAQAIAGVRGLGIRGCAVSMPYKEDVIALVDVMDPSAKAIDSVNTIVNDGGRLTAYNTDYTAIEQLLRHHAVPAEYSVWLRGSGGMAKATAAALRDAGFTDVTVVARNEAAGRSLAELYGFKWLSELPDSAGRGTAEMLINVTPVGMAGGPDAGSLSFPQDAVDAAKVVFDVVALPAETPLVKAGRAAGKTVITGAEVATIQALEQFVLYTGIRPSAEQVRAAEDFMRAQ from the coding sequence GTGCCCATTCTTAACAAAGACATGACCCTCTGCATCTCCCTCTCGGCCCGGCCGAGCAACAACGGGACGCGCTTCCACAACCATCTGTATGAACAGCTGGGCCTGAACTGGATTTACAAGGCTTTCGCACCCACAAATCTGGCCCAGGCGATCGCCGGGGTGCGGGGCCTGGGAATCCGCGGCTGCGCCGTGTCCATGCCGTACAAAGAGGATGTGATTGCCCTCGTGGACGTGATGGACCCGTCGGCCAAGGCGATCGACTCGGTCAACACCATCGTCAACGACGGCGGTCGCCTCACCGCGTACAACACCGACTACACGGCGATTGAGCAGTTGCTGCGGCACCACGCCGTTCCCGCCGAGTACTCGGTGTGGCTCCGGGGCTCCGGCGGCATGGCCAAGGCAACCGCGGCGGCGCTGCGGGACGCCGGCTTCACGGACGTGACGGTGGTGGCGCGCAACGAGGCGGCGGGACGGTCGCTCGCGGAGCTCTACGGCTTTAAGTGGCTGTCCGAACTCCCGGACTCGGCGGGCCGCGGTACGGCAGAGATGCTCATCAACGTCACGCCGGTGGGAATGGCCGGCGGCCCCGACGCCGGTTCGCTGTCCTTCCCGCAGGACGCGGTGGACGCCGCGAAGGTGGTGTTCGACGTCGTTGCACTGCCCGCCGAAACACCGCTCGTCAAAGCCGGCCGCGCCGCCGGCAAGACCGTGATCACCGGCGCCGAGGTGGCCACGATCCAGGCGCTGGAGCAGTTCGTGCTGTACACCGGGATCCGGCCCAGCGCCGAGCAGGTCCGTGCCGCCGAGGATTTCATGCGGGCACAGTAG
- a CDS encoding class I SAM-dependent methyltransferase, protein MADAPQDQIAPLLNPEGWELLASLGPYREDEAFRLNASLRKAGHSPELVSAALTQSRLRTKAEAKFGEFARQMIFTQAGLEQATRLTVAARHAQRFAEAGTGHVADLGCGLGADAMALASLDIRVTAVEKDETTAACATMNLIPFRNATVVHADATAVPLAGIDGVWLDPARRTTSTSGTKRLWDPEDFSPPLSFAESLAGSGLAVGVKMGPGMPHDAVPTGCEAQWVSVGGDVTEVALWFNSVRRPGVRRAALLLGPQGAAELTSAEEFDGGPAAPVGPVEGYLYEPDGAVIRAGLVADVALQLGGHLVDEHIAYICAPEQVDTPFARAYRILEVMPYNVKALKAWVKDRGIGVLEIKKRGTSVTPEELRKQLLPGGKNTAGKNTGGKNTAGKHKSKKAATLVLTRIGEDRVAISVEPV, encoded by the coding sequence ATGGCTGACGCACCGCAGGACCAGATCGCCCCACTCCTCAATCCCGAAGGCTGGGAACTGCTGGCGTCCCTGGGACCGTACCGGGAGGATGAGGCATTCCGGCTCAACGCCTCGCTCCGCAAGGCCGGCCACTCCCCCGAACTGGTTTCGGCGGCGCTCACGCAGTCCCGGCTCCGGACCAAGGCCGAGGCCAAGTTCGGTGAATTCGCCCGGCAGATGATCTTCACCCAGGCGGGGCTGGAACAGGCCACCCGGCTCACGGTGGCGGCCCGGCACGCGCAGCGCTTCGCGGAGGCCGGAACCGGGCACGTGGCGGACCTTGGCTGCGGCCTGGGTGCCGACGCGATGGCGCTGGCGTCCCTGGACATCCGGGTCACCGCGGTGGAGAAGGATGAGACCACGGCAGCCTGCGCCACCATGAACCTGATCCCGTTCCGGAACGCCACCGTGGTCCATGCCGACGCCACCGCCGTGCCCCTGGCGGGAATCGACGGCGTCTGGCTGGATCCCGCCCGCCGCACCACGTCCACCTCCGGGACCAAACGGCTCTGGGATCCGGAGGACTTCTCCCCGCCGCTGTCCTTTGCGGAATCCCTGGCCGGTTCCGGTCTCGCTGTCGGGGTGAAGATGGGTCCGGGAATGCCGCATGACGCGGTGCCCACGGGCTGCGAGGCGCAGTGGGTCTCGGTCGGCGGGGACGTCACCGAGGTCGCCTTGTGGTTCAACTCCGTGCGGCGTCCCGGCGTCCGGCGTGCCGCCTTGCTGCTCGGACCGCAGGGCGCCGCCGAACTGACCAGCGCCGAGGAGTTCGATGGCGGCCCGGCAGCCCCGGTGGGCCCCGTCGAGGGATATCTCTATGAGCCCGACGGCGCCGTCATCCGCGCCGGGCTGGTGGCCGACGTCGCCCTCCAGTTGGGCGGGCACCTGGTGGACGAGCACATCGCCTACATCTGCGCACCGGAACAGGTGGACACGCCGTTCGCCCGGGCGTACCGGATCCTGGAAGTGATGCCCTACAACGTCAAAGCGCTCAAGGCGTGGGTCAAGGACCGCGGCATCGGCGTGCTGGAGATCAAGAAACGCGGCACCTCGGTGACGCCCGAGGAGCTGCGCAAGCAGCTCCTCCCGGGCGGGAAGAACACCGCCGGCAAGAACACGGGCGGGAAGAACACCGCCGGCAAACACAAGAGCAAAAAAGCGGCCACCCTGGTCCTCACGAGGATCGGCGAGGACCGGGTGGCCATCTCGGTGGAGCCCGTCTAG
- the groES gene encoding co-chaperone GroES produces MSVSIKPLEDRIVVRPLEAEQTTASGLVIPDSAQEKPQEGEVVAVGLGRIDDNGNRVPIDVTVGDVVIYSKYGGTEVKTGGTEYLVLSARDVLAIVVK; encoded by the coding sequence TTGTCGGTCTCTATTAAGCCTCTTGAGGATCGTATTGTTGTCCGCCCGCTCGAAGCCGAGCAGACCACGGCTTCCGGCCTGGTCATCCCGGACTCCGCGCAGGAAAAGCCGCAGGAAGGTGAAGTTGTCGCAGTAGGCCTCGGCCGCATTGACGACAACGGCAACCGCGTTCCGATCGATGTCACCGTCGGCGACGTTGTCATCTACTCCAAGTACGGCGGAACCGAAGTCAAGACCGGCGGCACCGAGTACCTCGTGCTGTCCGCCCGCGACGTTCTGGCGATCGTCGTAAAGTAA
- the groL gene encoding chaperonin GroEL (60 kDa chaperone family; promotes refolding of misfolded polypeptides especially under stressful conditions; forms two stacked rings of heptamers to form a barrel-shaped 14mer; ends can be capped by GroES; misfolded proteins enter the barrel where they are refolded when GroES binds), with amino-acid sequence MAKQLAFNDAARRSLEAGIDKLANTVKVTLGPRGRNVVLDKKWGAPTITNDGVTIAREVELDDPYENLGAQLAKEVATKTNDVAGDGTTTATVLAQALVKEGLRNVAAGAAPGQIKRGIEVSVEAVAARLLENARPVEGTQVANVASISAQSDEVGELLAEAFGKVGKDGVITIEESSTTQTELVLTEGMQFDKGYLSPYFVTDAERQEAVLEDALILINQGKISSVQEFLPLLEKALQSSKPLFIIAEDVDGEALSTLIVNRIRGTLNVVAVKAPGFGDRRKAMLQDIATLTGAQVVSPELGLSLDSVGLEVLGTARRITVTKDNTTIVDGAGSAEDVAARVSQLRAELTRTDSDWDKEKLQERLAKLAGGIGVIKVGAATEVELKEKKHRIEDAVSSTRAALEEGIVAGGGAALIHALKALDEDPAVQALEGDAAAAVGIVRRALTQPLRWIAQNAGFDGYVVVAKVAESANNQGFNAKTGDYEDLIAAGVIDPVKVTRAALRNAASIAALVLTTETLVVEKPADEEQHAGHQH; translated from the coding sequence ATGGCAAAGCAGCTTGCGTTTAACGACGCTGCCCGCCGGTCGCTTGAAGCCGGCATCGATAAGCTCGCCAACACGGTCAAGGTGACGCTTGGCCCGCGCGGCCGCAACGTCGTGCTGGACAAAAAGTGGGGCGCCCCCACGATCACCAACGATGGCGTCACCATCGCCCGTGAAGTCGAACTGGACGACCCCTACGAGAACCTTGGCGCGCAGCTTGCCAAGGAGGTCGCCACCAAGACCAACGATGTCGCCGGTGACGGCACCACCACCGCCACAGTTTTGGCACAGGCCCTGGTCAAGGAAGGCCTCCGCAACGTTGCGGCCGGCGCCGCCCCGGGCCAGATCAAGCGCGGCATCGAGGTCTCGGTCGAGGCCGTCGCCGCCCGCCTGCTCGAGAACGCCCGTCCGGTCGAGGGAACCCAGGTCGCCAACGTGGCCTCCATCTCCGCGCAGAGCGACGAGGTCGGCGAGCTCCTGGCCGAGGCCTTCGGCAAGGTCGGCAAGGATGGTGTGATCACCATCGAGGAGTCCTCCACCACGCAGACCGAACTGGTCCTCACCGAGGGCATGCAGTTCGACAAGGGCTACCTGTCCCCGTACTTCGTCACGGACGCGGAACGCCAGGAAGCAGTCCTCGAAGACGCGCTGATCCTGATCAACCAGGGCAAGATCTCCTCCGTGCAGGAATTCCTGCCGCTGCTGGAAAAGGCGCTGCAGAGCTCCAAGCCGCTCTTCATCATTGCCGAAGACGTCGACGGCGAGGCACTCTCCACGCTGATCGTCAACCGCATCCGCGGCACGCTGAACGTCGTTGCCGTCAAGGCTCCGGGCTTCGGTGACCGCCGCAAGGCCATGCTGCAGGACATCGCCACCCTCACCGGCGCCCAGGTTGTCTCACCGGAACTGGGCCTCAGCCTGGACAGCGTCGGCCTTGAGGTGCTGGGTACCGCCCGGCGCATCACCGTCACGAAGGACAACACCACCATCGTCGACGGCGCCGGTTCGGCCGAGGACGTCGCAGCCCGGGTCTCCCAGCTGCGCGCCGAGCTGACCCGCACCGATTCGGACTGGGACAAGGAAAAGCTCCAGGAACGCCTGGCCAAGCTGGCCGGCGGCATCGGCGTGATCAAGGTCGGCGCTGCCACCGAGGTCGAGCTGAAGGAAAAGAAGCACCGCATCGAGGACGCAGTGTCCTCCACCCGCGCTGCCCTCGAAGAAGGCATCGTGGCCGGCGGCGGCGCCGCCCTCATCCACGCCCTCAAGGCGCTCGACGAGGATCCTGCCGTCCAGGCGCTCGAAGGTGACGCGGCCGCTGCCGTCGGCATCGTCCGCCGCGCACTGACCCAGCCGCTGCGCTGGATCGCGCAGAACGCCGGCTTCGACGGCTACGTCGTCGTTGCCAAGGTGGCGGAATCCGCCAACAACCAGGGCTTCAACGCCAAGACCGGCGACTACGAAGACCTGATTGCTGCCGGCGTCATCGATCCGGTCAAGGTGACGCGTGCAGCACTGCGCAACGCCGCCTCGATCGCGGCACTGGTGCTCACCACGGAAACCCTCGTGGTCGAGAAGCCGGCCGACGAAGAGCAGCACGCGGGCCACCAGCACTAA
- a CDS encoding acyltransferase family protein: MAGPGNTEAISPTRQKSSYRPEVQGLRALAVLMVVTYHVWLGRVSGGVDIFLLISAFLMTLSFARKVDSGKPLRLVSHWLHLLKRLLPAVVVVILGILAGTRVILPESRWPDVLDQAWASLLYRQNWLLADTAVDYYAQDHSGASPLQHFWSLSIQGQVFLLWPLVFAGAALLRTLLCRLLRRWPPLQNKLGYPALLAAAFGAIFVASLLYSIQQTATNQAYAYFDTRTRLWEFALGSLLALALPHLKPGKALRVVLGWTGLAAMLSCGLLLTVDRSFPGFIALWPTLAAAAIIVAGQSGSRLGVDRFLTWKPLVALGDNSYALYLWHWPLLVLALAGMGISSPNLMQGLGVVAASVVLAVLTTRFVEKPLRDWHWPKLRTWRTAVVIVACGALLAGPVSVWQSKLMADEAAAASQPKELTPGAAALSPENAGKPTPAATIIPAPVAMKNEWADIDGPCTDGNVPSDPLLAGCLQNSRPETVTKRIVVLGDSHAQQYMAALGPIARSHGWEVVALLKGNCRFGGESPDRDAWCNAFNEASAAYVREHRPDAVFTVASLTHIAAPFETEVPGYLEGIKPFTEAGIEVVGVRDNPRFGLNMPECVQKHGPDAPQCNVPLQEALAGSSPLDAYRGKVSGLHLLDLSDFICAGGTCPAVVGNVYVYKDDNHLTKTYVQSMIPMFEQRLLAATGWK, from the coding sequence ATCGCCGGCCCGGGCAACACGGAAGCGATTTCCCCCACACGCCAAAAATCCAGCTACCGCCCGGAAGTCCAGGGCCTCCGCGCACTCGCCGTCCTCATGGTGGTCACCTACCATGTGTGGCTCGGCCGGGTCTCCGGCGGGGTTGACATTTTTCTGCTGATCTCTGCCTTCCTGATGACGCTCAGCTTCGCCCGGAAGGTGGACAGCGGGAAGCCCCTGCGCCTTGTGAGCCACTGGCTCCACCTGCTCAAGCGGCTGCTCCCGGCCGTCGTCGTCGTCATCCTTGGCATCCTGGCCGGCACCCGGGTCATCCTCCCGGAAAGCCGCTGGCCCGACGTGCTGGACCAGGCCTGGGCTTCCCTGCTGTACCGGCAGAACTGGCTGCTGGCGGACACGGCCGTCGACTACTACGCGCAGGACCACTCCGGCGCCAGCCCCCTGCAGCACTTCTGGTCGTTGTCCATCCAGGGCCAGGTCTTCCTGCTCTGGCCGCTCGTGTTCGCCGGCGCGGCGCTGCTCCGCACGCTGCTCTGCCGGCTCCTTCGACGGTGGCCGCCGTTGCAGAACAAGCTGGGCTATCCGGCGCTGCTGGCCGCGGCCTTCGGCGCAATCTTCGTCGCCTCGCTGCTGTACTCCATCCAGCAGACCGCCACGAACCAGGCCTACGCCTACTTCGACACCCGCACCCGGCTCTGGGAATTCGCCCTAGGCTCCCTGCTGGCCCTTGCCCTGCCCCATCTCAAGCCCGGCAAGGCGCTCCGGGTGGTGCTCGGCTGGACCGGCCTCGCCGCCATGCTGTCCTGCGGGCTGTTGCTCACCGTGGACCGGTCCTTCCCGGGTTTCATCGCGCTGTGGCCCACCCTCGCCGCGGCCGCCATCATTGTGGCGGGGCAAAGTGGCAGCCGCCTCGGCGTCGACCGCTTCCTGACCTGGAAGCCGCTCGTCGCCCTCGGTGACAACTCCTACGCGCTCTACCTGTGGCACTGGCCGCTGCTGGTGCTGGCCCTGGCCGGGATGGGGATCAGTTCACCGAATCTGATGCAGGGCCTGGGCGTTGTGGCCGCGTCCGTCGTGCTGGCCGTGCTCACCACACGGTTCGTGGAGAAACCGCTGCGCGACTGGCACTGGCCGAAGCTGCGGACGTGGCGGACCGCCGTCGTGATCGTGGCGTGCGGTGCCCTGCTCGCGGGCCCGGTCTCCGTGTGGCAGAGCAAGCTGATGGCCGACGAGGCCGCGGCGGCGTCGCAGCCCAAGGAACTGACGCCGGGCGCCGCGGCCCTGTCGCCCGAAAACGCCGGCAAGCCGACGCCGGCCGCGACGATCATCCCGGCCCCCGTCGCGATGAAAAACGAATGGGCGGACATCGACGGACCGTGCACGGACGGGAACGTCCCGAGCGATCCGCTGCTGGCCGGCTGCCTGCAGAACAGCCGGCCGGAGACCGTCACCAAGCGGATCGTGGTGCTCGGCGACTCGCACGCCCAGCAGTACATGGCCGCGCTCGGCCCGATCGCCCGGAGCCATGGCTGGGAAGTCGTTGCGCTGCTCAAGGGCAACTGCCGCTTCGGCGGCGAGTCCCCGGACCGCGACGCCTGGTGCAACGCCTTCAACGAGGCAAGCGCCGCCTACGTCCGGGAACACCGCCCGGACGCGGTCTTCACGGTGGCTTCGCTGACACACATAGCCGCCCCGTTCGAGACCGAGGTGCCGGGCTACCTGGAGGGCATCAAGCCGTTCACCGAGGCCGGCATCGAGGTGGTGGGTGTCCGCGACAATCCGCGCTTCGGCCTGAACATGCCCGAATGCGTGCAGAAGCACGGACCGGACGCCCCGCAGTGCAATGTACCGCTCCAGGAAGCGCTGGCCGGGTCCTCACCCCTGGACGCCTACCGGGGGAAAGTCTCCGGGCTGCACCTTCTGGACCTCAGCGACTTCATCTGCGCCGGCGGCACCTGCCCCGCCGTTGTGGGCAACGTGTACGTCTACAAGGACGACAACCACCTGACCAAGACCTATGTCCAGAGCATGATCCCGATGTTCGAACAGCGACTGCTGGCGGCCACCGGCTGGAAGTGA
- the guaB gene encoding IMP dehydrogenase, protein MTQPEHNPFGFIGLTYDDVLLLPGHTDVIPSEADTSSRISKRISVQTPLLSAAMDTVTESRMAIAMARQGGLGVVHRNLSIEDQADQVDRVKRSESGMITNPLTIGPEATLAELDEICARYRVSGLPVVDEGNRLLGIVTNRDTRFVPEADFPLRLVSDVMTKMPLVTGHVGISREEASHKLATNKIEKLPLVDEQGRLRGLITTKDFTKAEQYPLATKDEEGRLRVGAAIGFFGDGWERAMALIDAGVDALFVDTANGHSQGVLDMIRRLKSDPAAAHVDIIGGQAATREGAQALIDAGADGIKVGVGPGSICTTRVVAGVGVPQITAIYESAKAAIPAGVPLIADGGLQYSGDIGKALVAGADTVMLGSLLAGCDESPGDLIFVNGKQFKSYRGMGSLGAMQTRGKNTSYSKDRYFQADVSGDDKLIPEGIEGRVPYRGPLASVAYQLVGGLRQTMFYTGAPTVPELKARGKFVRITPAGLKESHPHDIQMTVEAPNYGSR, encoded by the coding sequence ATGACCCAGCCCGAACACAACCCCTTCGGCTTCATCGGCCTGACCTACGACGACGTCCTGCTGCTGCCCGGCCACACGGACGTCATCCCCTCCGAGGCGGACACGTCGTCCCGGATTTCCAAGCGCATCTCCGTCCAGACTCCGCTGCTGTCCGCGGCCATGGACACCGTCACGGAGTCGCGGATGGCCATCGCCATGGCGCGCCAGGGCGGACTGGGCGTCGTGCACCGCAACCTCTCCATCGAAGACCAGGCCGACCAGGTGGACCGGGTCAAGCGCAGCGAGTCCGGCATGATCACCAATCCGCTGACCATCGGCCCCGAGGCCACGCTGGCGGAGCTGGACGAGATCTGCGCCCGCTACCGCGTTTCCGGTCTTCCGGTGGTGGACGAGGGCAACAGGCTGCTGGGCATCGTCACCAACCGCGACACCCGCTTCGTGCCGGAAGCTGATTTCCCGCTCCGCCTCGTCAGCGACGTCATGACCAAGATGCCGCTCGTCACCGGACACGTCGGGATCAGCCGGGAGGAAGCCTCGCACAAGCTTGCGACCAACAAGATCGAAAAGCTCCCGCTCGTGGACGAGCAGGGCCGGCTCAGGGGCCTCATCACCACCAAGGACTTCACCAAGGCCGAGCAGTACCCGCTGGCCACCAAGGACGAGGAAGGCCGGCTGCGTGTCGGGGCGGCCATCGGGTTCTTCGGCGACGGCTGGGAGCGGGCCATGGCCCTGATCGACGCCGGCGTGGACGCCCTGTTCGTGGACACCGCCAACGGCCACTCGCAGGGCGTGCTGGACATGATCCGACGGCTGAAGTCCGATCCGGCCGCCGCCCACGTGGACATCATCGGCGGCCAGGCCGCCACCCGCGAAGGCGCCCAGGCCCTGATCGACGCCGGCGCGGACGGCATCAAGGTCGGCGTAGGCCCCGGCTCGATCTGCACCACCCGCGTCGTGGCCGGCGTCGGAGTCCCGCAGATCACCGCCATCTATGAGTCGGCCAAGGCGGCCATTCCCGCCGGAGTGCCGCTGATCGCCGACGGCGGCCTGCAGTACTCCGGCGACATCGGCAAGGCGCTGGTTGCCGGGGCCGACACCGTCATGCTCGGCTCGCTGCTGGCCGGCTGTGACGAGTCCCCGGGAGACCTGATCTTCGTCAACGGCAAGCAGTTTAAGAGCTACCGCGGCATGGGTTCCCTCGGGGCGATGCAGACCCGCGGGAAGAATACCTCCTACTCCAAGGACCGCTACTTCCAGGCCGACGTCTCCGGCGACGACAAGCTCATCCCGGAAGGCATCGAAGGCCGGGTGCCCTACCGCGGCCCGCTGGCGTCCGTGGCGTACCAGCTGGTCGGCGGCCTCCGCCAGACCATGTTCTACACCGGTGCGCCGACCGTCCCCGAGCTCAAGGCCCGCGGAAAATTCGTCCGCATCACACCGGCCGGGCTGAAGGAATCGCACCCGCACGACATCCAGATGACGGTGGAAGCACCGAACTACGGTTCACGCTAA
- a CDS encoding ABC transporter ATP-binding protein, with protein sequence MSELRPAHEPKRKLALRPYARAVAQVLRVSFRASPAAVVMKVVGSLISALLPLVTTYFAALTTTALAAAYAGDAAAGQQAVVYVVITAALGLFWGAFSSVDRYIQQLMSFRVGAIVGDLMYERFLALEFWRYDDKETVDLYDRAKRFSDSYARVLDRIAAIFTQLVSVILAIGALMLVSWWIAVIVLVAIVPSVYLQFKLSREQIAHWNTQIDSRRQRRMIETNLLRPQHIAEMRLYGIVGYLMGLRSRLRDADEKRRLDFQKRYIPKQLAADALQYGAEVVSLIWVVGQIIARAQPVGQFLYVQQIVSRALSTANNLVSSLSSIDEDLANLKDYELFMALPVHSSHAPPLLQAPTTVELRNIRFTYTGSDLEVIKGISLTIKEGQHIAIVGENGAGKSTLIRILAGLYRPDSGQVLLDGVDLAAVDVTSWHRHLAVLSQEFLKYEFATAAENIFFGDVDPPRDDGRIRRAAADAEALDFLNKLPNGLDNHVSNWMEDPRGRKGSGLSGGQWQRLAMARNFYRNASFMVMDEPTSAIDALAEHRIFTRLFADRSSTIIAISHRLATIEKADVVYMLEEGRIVEQGTHKELVALRGRYYRMFESQLTVPDTENVSGE encoded by the coding sequence ATGTCCGAACTTCGTCCCGCGCATGAGCCGAAGCGCAAGCTGGCGCTGCGCCCGTACGCTCGCGCCGTCGCGCAGGTGCTCCGGGTCAGTTTCCGGGCCTCGCCGGCAGCTGTGGTGATGAAGGTTGTGGGCTCACTCATTTCGGCCCTGCTGCCGCTGGTCACCACCTACTTCGCGGCCCTGACCACGACGGCGCTGGCGGCCGCCTACGCGGGGGACGCCGCGGCGGGCCAGCAGGCCGTCGTGTATGTTGTCATCACCGCGGCCCTGGGCCTGTTCTGGGGTGCGTTCAGCAGTGTGGACCGCTACATCCAGCAGCTCATGAGCTTCCGGGTGGGGGCGATCGTGGGGGACCTGATGTACGAGCGGTTCCTGGCGCTCGAATTCTGGCGCTATGACGACAAGGAAACGGTCGACCTCTACGACCGGGCCAAACGGTTCTCCGATTCCTACGCCCGGGTGCTGGACCGGATCGCGGCCATCTTCACGCAGCTGGTCTCGGTGATCCTGGCCATCGGTGCCCTGATGCTGGTCAGCTGGTGGATCGCGGTGATCGTCCTGGTGGCGATCGTGCCCAGCGTGTACCTGCAGTTCAAACTCTCGCGTGAGCAGATCGCGCACTGGAACACCCAGATTGATTCCCGCCGGCAGCGACGGATGATCGAGACCAACCTCCTGCGCCCGCAGCATATCGCCGAGATGCGCCTCTACGGGATCGTGGGCTATCTGATGGGGCTACGCTCCCGGCTGCGGGACGCGGACGAGAAGCGCAGGCTGGATTTCCAGAAACGCTATATCCCCAAGCAGCTCGCGGCCGACGCCCTGCAGTACGGTGCGGAGGTGGTTTCGCTGATCTGGGTGGTGGGCCAGATCATCGCCCGGGCCCAGCCGGTGGGGCAGTTCCTCTACGTCCAGCAGATTGTCAGCCGCGCCCTGTCCACCGCCAACAACCTCGTATCCTCGCTCAGCTCGATCGACGAGGACCTCGCGAACCTCAAGGACTACGAGCTGTTCATGGCGCTGCCGGTGCACTCCAGCCACGCCCCGCCCCTGCTGCAGGCGCCGACGACGGTGGAACTGCGGAACATCCGTTTCACCTACACCGGCAGCGACCTGGAGGTCATCAAGGGCATCTCGCTGACCATCAAGGAAGGCCAGCACATCGCCATCGTGGGGGAGAACGGTGCCGGCAAATCAACCCTGATCCGGATCCTCGCCGGGTTGTACCGCCCGGACTCGGGGCAGGTACTGCTCGACGGCGTCGACCTTGCCGCCGTGGACGTGACGTCCTGGCACCGCCATCTGGCGGTGCTGAGCCAGGAGTTCCTCAAGTACGAGTTCGCCACCGCCGCGGAGAACATCTTCTTCGGCGACGTCGACCCGCCCCGGGACGACGGGCGGATCCGCCGGGCCGCGGCCGATGCCGAGGCGCTGGACTTTCTCAACAAGCTGCCCAACGGGCTGGACAACCATGTCAGCAACTGGATGGAGGATCCGCGCGGGCGGAAGGGGAGCGGGCTCTCGGGCGGGCAGTGGCAGCGTCTTGCGATGGCCCGGAACTTCTACCGGAACGCCTCTTTCATGGTGATGGACGAGCCCACCTCGGCCATCGACGCGCTGGCCGAACACCGGATCTTCACGCGCCTTTTCGCGGACCGCAGCAGCACGATCATTGCCATCAGCCACCGGCTCGCGACGATCGAGAAGGCGGATGTGGTGTACATGCTGGAGGAAGGCCGGATCGTGGAACAGGGCACCCACAAGGAACTCGTGGCGTTGCGGGGCCGCTACTACCGGATGTTCGAATCCCAGCTCACTGTTCCGGACACGGAGAACGTCAGCGGGGAATGA
- a CDS encoding GuaB3 family IMP dehydrogenase-related protein, whose amino-acid sequence MTYEIEIGRGKRGRRAYSLDDIAIVPNRRTRDPKDVSVSWQIDAYKFDMPVIAAPMDSAMSPETVIALGRLGGLGVLDLEGLWTRYEEPQAVLDQIAALQDETNSPAVTRRMQELYQAPIQPELITSRLAEIRAAGVTVAGSLTPQRTQEHYKTVVAAGVDIFVIRGTTVSAEHVSKDHEPLNLKQFIYELDVPVIVGGAAGYTPALHLMRTGAAGVLVGFGGGATTTTRRALGIHSPMASAISDVAAARRDYMDESGGRYVHVIADGGMGSSGNIVKAIAMGADAVMLGSALARADEAPGKGWHWGQEAHHLELPRGDRVNVGTVGPLEEVLFGPGHQTNGTSNLIGALRRSMATTGYSDLKEFQRVDVVVSPYEGN is encoded by the coding sequence GTGACTTACGAGATTGAGATTGGCCGTGGCAAGCGTGGGCGTCGTGCCTACTCCCTGGACGACATTGCGATCGTCCCCAACCGACGTACGCGGGACCCCAAGGACGTTTCAGTTTCCTGGCAGATCGATGCCTACAAGTTCGATATGCCGGTCATCGCGGCGCCGATGGATTCCGCCATGTCGCCGGAGACGGTGATCGCCCTCGGCCGGCTGGGCGGACTCGGCGTGCTGGACCTCGAGGGCCTCTGGACCCGGTATGAGGAGCCGCAAGCAGTGCTGGACCAGATCGCGGCGCTCCAGGACGAGACCAACAGCCCGGCTGTTACGCGCCGCATGCAGGAGCTCTACCAGGCGCCCATCCAGCCCGAGCTGATCACCTCACGGCTGGCCGAGATCCGCGCAGCCGGCGTCACCGTCGCCGGGTCCCTGACCCCGCAGCGGACGCAGGAACACTACAAGACCGTCGTGGCCGCCGGCGTCGACATCTTCGTGATCCGCGGAACCACCGTCTCGGCCGAGCACGTCTCGAAGGACCATGAACCGCTGAACCTCAAGCAGTTCATCTACGAACTGGACGTTCCCGTGATTGTCGGCGGCGCAGCCGGCTACACGCCGGCCCTGCACCTGATGCGCACCGGCGCGGCCGGCGTACTCGTCGGCTTCGGCGGCGGCGCCACGACGACGACGCGCCGGGCCCTCGGCATCCACTCGCCGATGGCCTCCGCCATCTCCGATGTTGCGGCAGCACGGCGTGACTACATGGACGAATCCGGCGGGCGTTACGTCCACGTGATCGCCGACGGCGGCATGGGTTCCTCCGGCAACATCGTCAAGGCCATCGCCATGGGCGCCGACGCCGTGATGCTGGGCAGCGCCCTGGCGCGCGCCGACGAAGCCCCCGGAAAGGGCTGGCACTGGGGCCAGGAGGCCCACCACCTCGAACTTCCCCGCGGCGACAGGGTCAACGTCGGCACGGTCGGTCCGCTGGAAGAAGTGCTCTTCGGGCCGGGCCACCAAACCAACGGAACGTCCAACCTGATCGGTGCCCTCCGCCGGTCGATGGCGACCACGGGCTACTCGGACCTGAAAGAATTCCAGCGGGTCGACGTCGTCGTCTCGCCGTACGAAGGCAACTGA